One Azospirillum lipoferum 4B DNA segment encodes these proteins:
- a CDS encoding ABC transporter permease, translating into MTSLTDTSADLARAQRKARRTHTLNRISSALNTVGLGWLAPLLRLAAGENPRQQGLELWRQMGIPLTAILLFLAAWGWAAPQVQTSLGAIPGPAQVWEQATNLYADHKAERAKEAAFYDRQAKRNAEILAKDPAAEVKTRPYAGKPTYLDQIVTSLKTVFTGFLLGALVAVPLGVASGLSPTVNAAINPLIQIFKPVSPLAWLPLVTMVVSATVSGNDPLFEKSFLTSAITVTLCSLWPTLINTAVGVSSIDRDLMNVGKVLQLSGFTMVRRLVLPSALPYIFTGLRLSLGVGWMVLIAAEMLAQNPGLGKFVWDEFQNGSSNSLAKIMVAVFTIGLIGFLLDRVMLALQSAVSHSPAR; encoded by the coding sequence ATGACCAGCCTGACCGACACCTCCGCCGACCTCGCCCGCGCCCAGCGCAAGGCCCGCCGCACCCACACCCTGAACCGCATCTCCTCCGCCCTGAACACCGTCGGCCTCGGCTGGCTGGCGCCGCTGCTGCGGCTTGCCGCCGGCGAGAATCCGCGCCAGCAGGGCCTTGAGCTGTGGCGCCAGATGGGCATTCCGCTGACCGCCATCCTGCTGTTCCTCGCCGCCTGGGGCTGGGCCGCCCCGCAGGTGCAGACCAGCCTCGGCGCCATCCCCGGCCCGGCCCAGGTGTGGGAGCAGGCGACGAACCTCTACGCCGACCACAAGGCCGAACGCGCCAAGGAAGCCGCCTTCTACGACCGGCAGGCCAAGCGCAACGCCGAGATCCTGGCGAAGGACCCGGCGGCGGAGGTCAAGACCCGCCCCTATGCCGGCAAGCCGACCTACCTCGACCAGATCGTCACCAGCCTGAAGACCGTCTTCACCGGCTTCCTGCTGGGCGCGCTGGTGGCGGTGCCGCTGGGCGTGGCGAGCGGCCTGTCGCCGACCGTCAACGCCGCGATCAACCCGCTGATCCAGATCTTCAAGCCGGTGTCGCCGCTGGCCTGGCTGCCGCTGGTCACCATGGTGGTCAGCGCCACCGTGTCGGGCAACGACCCGCTGTTCGAGAAGTCGTTCCTGACCTCCGCCATCACCGTCACGCTGTGTTCGCTGTGGCCGACGCTGATCAACACGGCGGTCGGCGTGTCCTCCATCGACCGCGACCTGATGAATGTCGGCAAGGTGCTGCAGCTGTCCGGCTTCACCATGGTGCGCCGCCTCGTCCTGCCCTCGGCCCTGCCCTACATCTTCACCGGGCTGCGGCTGTCGCTGGGCGTGGGCTGGATGGTGCTGATCGCCGCGGAGATGCTGGCCCAGAACCCCGGCCTCGGCAAATTCGTCTGGGACGAGTTCCAGAACGGCTCCTCCAACTCGCTCGCCAAGATCATGGTGGCGGTCTTCACCATCGGCCTGATCGGCTTCCTGCTCGACCGCGTGATGCTGGCGCTGCAATCCGCCGTCAGCCACAGCCCCGCCCGCTAA
- the nirD gene encoding nitrite reductase small subunit NirD yields the protein METVWTQVGSIDDIPVLGSRVVRTPDGDIALFRTALDEVFALEDACPHKQGPLSQGIVHGRRVTCPLHNWVIELATGEAVAPDEGRTGHVPVRVEGRSVSLALGEAKLSRGGCRKACGHV from the coding sequence ATGGAAACCGTCTGGACCCAGGTCGGCAGCATCGACGACATCCCGGTGCTGGGCTCGCGCGTCGTCCGCACGCCCGATGGCGATATCGCCCTGTTCCGCACGGCGTTGGACGAGGTCTTTGCCCTGGAGGATGCCTGCCCGCACAAGCAGGGACCGTTGTCCCAGGGCATCGTCCATGGCCGCCGCGTCACCTGCCCGCTGCACAACTGGGTGATCGAGCTGGCAACCGGCGAGGCCGTCGCCCCCGACGAGGGCCGCACCGGCCATGTTCCGGTGCGGGTCGAGGGGCGCAGCGTCTCCCTCGCGCTCGGCGAGGCCAAGCTGTCGCGCGGCGGCTGCCGCAAGGCCTGCGGCCATGTTTGA
- a CDS encoding C40 family peptidase: MTIRQLTAPHAVLLEEPQNGVPQTSEMIRGERFRILEERDGWLRAENAFDGHAGWLPPGTRHAEPVAPTHRVRALRADLHPGPTHKAPPVATLSFGSLVTLDGRAENGWVGTDDGLWLFAGWLEPADAAPAADHIATALRFLETPYVWGGRSSFGIDCSGLVLTAMAAAGVVSHHSSGMQRKDDRLGSWVSDDGRDVEYQRGDIVFFPGHVGLMVDGTKLLHATVFTMSVVIEPLSEVAKRAEINGVRRPG; the protein is encoded by the coding sequence ATGACCATCCGCCAACTGACCGCCCCGCACGCCGTCCTGCTGGAGGAGCCGCAAAACGGCGTCCCCCAGACCAGCGAGATGATCCGCGGCGAGCGTTTCCGCATTCTGGAGGAGCGGGACGGCTGGCTGCGGGCGGAGAATGCCTTCGACGGCCATGCCGGCTGGCTGCCGCCGGGCACCCGGCATGCCGAGCCGGTCGCCCCCACCCACCGCGTGCGGGCCTTGCGCGCCGACCTGCACCCCGGACCGACGCATAAGGCGCCGCCGGTGGCAACGCTCAGCTTCGGGTCGCTGGTGACGCTGGATGGCCGGGCCGAAAACGGCTGGGTCGGCACCGACGACGGGCTGTGGCTGTTCGCGGGATGGCTGGAGCCGGCGGACGCCGCCCCGGCGGCCGACCACATCGCCACCGCCCTGCGCTTTCTGGAGACGCCCTATGTCTGGGGCGGGCGCAGCAGCTTCGGCATCGACTGTTCCGGGCTGGTGCTGACCGCCATGGCGGCGGCCGGGGTGGTCTCCCACCACAGCAGTGGGATGCAGCGCAAGGACGACCGGCTGGGGTCGTGGGTGTCCGACGATGGCCGCGATGTGGAGTATCAACGGGGAGATATCGTCTTCTTCCCCGGCCATGTCGGGCTGATGGTGGACGGGACGAAGCTGCTGCACGCCACCGTCTTCACCATGTCAGTCGTGATCGAGCCGCTGAGCGAGGTTGCCAAGCGCGCGGAGATCAATGGGGTCCGCCGTCCCGGCTAG
- the nirB gene encoding nitrite reductase large subunit NirB — protein MDMHLSSNNGPAVESDAVELNEAELRSAGPARERLVVVGNGMAGMKTVEELLAKAPGRYEVTVFGAEPHPNYNRIMLSPVLAGEKTFDQIVLNSRDWYDANGITLLTGEPVEGIDRASKTVVSQSGRVVPYDKLLIATGSMPFIIPVPGSTLPGVIGFRDLADVDAMLAAAAKGGRAVVIGGGLLGLEAANGLRVKGMEVTVVHLMPTLMERQLDPSAGMLLQRELERRGIEVLTGADTAEIVGEDRVGAVRLKDGRELPADIVVMAVGIRPNMALGKAAGLDCGRGIRVDDQMRTSDPSIYAVGECVEHRGVTWGLVAPLFEMAKVLAHDLAGGEGAAYTGSVTSTKLKVTGVDVFSAGDFSGGEGTEDIVFRDAARGIYKRLVLKDGKLLGAVLYGDTKDGAWYFSLLKDGADISAERDTMIFGQGFGSADAGDPNAAIAALPDSAEICGCNGVCKGTIVKAITEKGLTSLDEVKAHTKASASCGGCAGTVERLLAVTLGDGFTAAPKVKPMCKCTHHSHDAVRAAIVERGLKTMAEVFQAMEWTTPDGCASCRPALNYYLLCAWPGEYRDDYQSRYINERAHANIQKDGTYSVVPRMWGGLTSAAELRAIADVVDKFAIPTVKVTGGQRIDLFGVKKEDLPAVWADLNAAGMVSGHAYAKGLRTVKTCVGSEWCRFGTQDSTGLGVKLERMTWGTWTPHKVKLAVSGCPRNCAEATIKDLGVVCIDSGYELHVGGNGGLHVRACDLLVRVATEEEVLEYTGAFMQLYREEARYLERTAPWVERVGLDHIKAALVDDPERRRALNARFLFSQTFSQDDPWAERAAKGVDRHEFNLLAEVG, from the coding sequence ATGGACATGCATCTCTCATCGAACAACGGGCCCGCCGTCGAATCCGATGCCGTCGAACTTAACGAGGCAGAACTGCGCAGTGCCGGTCCGGCCAGGGAACGGCTGGTGGTGGTCGGCAACGGCATGGCCGGCATGAAGACGGTGGAAGAGCTGCTGGCCAAGGCGCCGGGCCGCTACGAGGTCACCGTCTTCGGGGCCGAGCCGCATCCGAACTACAACCGCATCATGCTGTCGCCGGTGCTGGCGGGGGAGAAGACCTTCGACCAGATCGTGCTGAACAGCCGCGATTGGTACGACGCCAACGGCATCACCCTGCTGACCGGCGAGCCGGTTGAGGGCATCGACCGCGCGAGCAAGACGGTCGTCTCGCAATCCGGCCGCGTCGTTCCCTATGACAAGCTGCTGATCGCCACCGGCTCCATGCCCTTCATCATTCCGGTGCCGGGATCGACCCTGCCGGGCGTCATCGGCTTCCGCGATCTGGCGGACGTGGACGCCATGCTGGCGGCGGCGGCGAAGGGCGGCCGCGCCGTGGTGATCGGCGGCGGGCTGCTGGGGCTGGAGGCCGCCAACGGGCTGCGGGTCAAGGGGATGGAGGTCACCGTCGTCCATTTGATGCCGACGCTGATGGAACGCCAGCTCGACCCGTCGGCCGGCATGCTGCTGCAGCGCGAGCTGGAGCGCCGGGGCATCGAGGTGCTGACCGGGGCCGATACCGCCGAAATCGTCGGTGAGGACCGGGTCGGCGCGGTGCGGCTGAAGGATGGGCGCGAACTGCCTGCCGACATCGTCGTCATGGCGGTGGGCATCCGCCCCAACATGGCGCTGGGCAAGGCGGCCGGGCTGGACTGCGGGCGCGGCATCCGGGTGGACGACCAGATGCGCACCAGCGATCCGTCGATCTACGCGGTCGGCGAATGCGTCGAGCATCGCGGCGTCACCTGGGGTCTCGTCGCCCCGCTGTTCGAGATGGCGAAGGTGCTGGCCCATGACCTCGCGGGTGGGGAGGGTGCGGCCTACACCGGCTCCGTCACCTCGACCAAGCTGAAGGTCACGGGCGTCGATGTGTTCTCGGCCGGCGATTTCTCGGGAGGGGAGGGGACGGAGGACATCGTGTTCCGCGATGCCGCCCGCGGCATCTACAAGCGGCTGGTGCTGAAGGACGGCAAGCTGCTGGGCGCCGTGCTGTATGGCGACACCAAGGACGGCGCCTGGTACTTCTCGCTGCTGAAGGATGGCGCCGACATCTCGGCCGAGCGCGACACGATGATCTTCGGGCAGGGGTTCGGCAGCGCCGATGCCGGTGACCCGAACGCCGCCATCGCGGCATTGCCCGATTCTGCCGAAATCTGCGGCTGCAACGGCGTCTGCAAGGGCACCATCGTCAAGGCGATCACCGAGAAGGGCCTGACCAGCCTGGACGAGGTGAAGGCGCACACCAAGGCGTCCGCCTCCTGCGGCGGCTGCGCCGGCACGGTGGAGCGGCTGCTGGCGGTGACGCTGGGCGACGGCTTCACCGCGGCGCCGAAGGTCAAGCCGATGTGCAAATGCACCCACCACAGCCATGACGCGGTGCGGGCGGCCATCGTCGAGCGTGGGCTGAAGACCATGGCCGAGGTGTTCCAGGCGATGGAATGGACGACGCCCGACGGCTGCGCCTCCTGCCGGCCGGCGCTGAACTATTACCTGCTGTGTGCGTGGCCGGGCGAGTACCGGGACGACTATCAGTCGCGCTACATCAACGAGCGCGCCCACGCCAACATCCAGAAGGACGGCACCTATTCGGTCGTGCCGCGCATGTGGGGCGGCCTGACCAGTGCCGCCGAGCTGCGCGCCATCGCCGATGTGGTCGACAAGTTCGCCATCCCCACCGTGAAGGTCACCGGCGGCCAGCGCATCGACCTGTTCGGCGTGAAGAAGGAGGATCTGCCGGCGGTCTGGGCGGATCTGAACGCCGCCGGGATGGTATCCGGCCACGCCTATGCCAAGGGGCTGCGCACGGTGAAGACCTGCGTCGGGTCGGAATGGTGCCGCTTCGGCACGCAGGATTCGACCGGGCTGGGCGTGAAGCTGGAGCGGATGACCTGGGGCACCTGGACCCCGCACAAGGTCAAGCTGGCGGTGTCCGGCTGCCCGCGCAATTGCGCCGAGGCCACCATCAAGGATCTGGGCGTGGTGTGCATCGACAGCGGCTATGAGCTGCATGTCGGCGGCAACGGCGGCCTGCATGTCCGGGCCTGCGACCTGCTGGTCCGCGTCGCGACGGAGGAGGAGGTGCTGGAATACACCGGCGCCTTCATGCAGCTCTACCGCGAGGAGGCCCGCTATCTGGAGCGCACCGCGCCCTGGGTGGAGCGGGTCGGCCTCGACCACATCAAGGCGGCGCTGGTCGATGATCCGGAGCGGCGCCGGGCGTTGAACGCGCGCTTCCTGTTCTCGCAGACCTTCTCGCAGGACGACCCGTGGGCGGAGCGTGCCGCCAAGGGCGTCGACCGTCACGAATTCAATCTGCTCGCCGAAGTGGGGTAA
- the cobA gene encoding uroporphyrinogen-III C-methyltransferase, with translation MILVGAGPGDPDLLTVAAVKALAAAEVVLYDALVGDGILDLAHPRAERICVGKRSGRHSLPQGEINALIAFHARRGKRVVRLKGGDPMVFGRAGEEIEHLDSLGIPVRVIPGITAALGCAASTGLSLTRRGVSRAVTFVTAHGRDGERFEPDWARLADPQGTLAIYMGREQARSVGQGLTGAGLPADTPVLAVENGCRPDERRYWTTLGEMAEQGVAAGKGPTLLLVGEALRPRHVGAADALAGTADPIDLRALGNLAQRLDHD, from the coding sequence GTGATTCTCGTCGGCGCTGGCCCCGGCGACCCCGACCTGCTCACCGTTGCGGCGGTCAAGGCGCTCGCCGCCGCCGAGGTCGTGCTCTATGACGCGCTCGTCGGCGACGGCATCCTGGATCTCGCCCATCCGAGGGCCGAGCGCATCTGTGTCGGCAAGCGGTCCGGCCGGCATTCGCTGCCGCAGGGGGAGATCAATGCGCTGATCGCCTTCCATGCCCGGCGTGGCAAGCGCGTCGTCCGCCTGAAGGGCGGCGACCCGATGGTGTTCGGCCGCGCCGGCGAGGAGATCGAGCATCTCGACAGCCTCGGCATTCCGGTGCGCGTCATCCCCGGCATCACCGCGGCGCTTGGCTGTGCCGCCTCCACCGGCCTGTCGCTGACCAGGCGCGGGGTGTCGCGCGCCGTGACCTTCGTCACCGCCCATGGCCGCGACGGTGAGCGGTTCGAGCCCGACTGGGCGCGGCTGGCCGATCCGCAGGGTACGCTGGCGATCTATATGGGCCGTGAACAGGCGCGGTCGGTCGGGCAAGGGCTGACCGGGGCCGGGCTGCCGGCCGACACGCCGGTGCTGGCGGTGGAGAATGGTTGCCGGCCCGACGAGCGGCGTTATTGGACGACGCTCGGCGAGATGGCGGAGCAGGGAGTGGCCGCCGGCAAGGGGCCGACCCTGCTGCTGGTCGGGGAGGCGCTACGTCCGCGTCATGTTGGGGCGGCGGACGCCCTAGCCGGGACGGCGGACCCCATTGATCTCCGCGCGCTTGGCAACCTCGCTCAGCGGCTCGATCACGACTGA
- a CDS encoding nitrate reductase translates to MFDGAELASGGQREVKTTCPYCGVGCGVIATVKANGAVSVRGDADHPANRGRLCSKGSALADTLVPDGRLLHPEIGDRRVSWDEALDEVARRFSNTIAQHGPDSVAFYVSGQLLTEDYYVANKLMKGFIGSANIDTNSRLCMASSVVGHKRGLGADAVPGTYEDFECADLVVLVGSNLAWCHPVLNQRLLAARAERGTRIVVVDPRRTDCVDAADRHLALKAGTDVVLFNGLLAWLDSRGHRDAGFTAAHAEGVEEALAAARADAPDVATVARRCGLDEAEIAAFYAEFAATGRVVTVYSQGVNQSSQGSDTVNTILNVHFLTGRVGRPGCGPFSVTGQPNAMGGREVGGLANQLAAHMGFTAEEVDRVGRFWTAPRMADKPGLKAVDLFRAIEAGTVKAVWIMATNPAVSMPDAGRVRRALERCETVVVSDCIRDTDTGRFAHIRLPAKGWSEKDGTVTNSDRTISRQRAFKAEAGEARADWWIMTQVARRMGFADAFPYESAAAVFREHAALSAFENGGARAFDIGALSGLDDAGYDALAPFPWPWRAGGEPQKRLFGDGRFFTADGRARMLAVTAKPLPRALPDGALLLNSGRLRDQWHTMTRTGLSARLSAHAPEPRLDINPADAAARGLTDGGLARIATAAGEALARVRVTDAQSEGTIFLPMHWTDRFTGACVIGRLIDDEAVDPVSGQPDLKRMPATVEPWRPDWTAFLLARRPVEPAHGGYWARRAVGSGNLGGHLVEMAGMGAIPDLTAWLPCLDPAGAAVEFRDEARGGLRMAWMDGDRLEACLFVAADGRLPPRGWLAGLLEADGLDDGARAGLLAGRAPGAQADEGRIVCACFSVGINRLVGAIRDRRLTSVAEIGAALKAGTNCGSCVPELKEVLRHAHQREVA, encoded by the coding sequence ATGTTTGACGGAGCGGAGCTTGCCTCCGGCGGACAACGGGAGGTGAAGACCACCTGTCCCTATTGCGGGGTCGGGTGCGGGGTGATCGCGACGGTGAAGGCAAATGGCGCCGTCAGCGTGCGCGGCGATGCCGACCACCCGGCGAACCGGGGGCGGCTCTGCTCCAAGGGATCGGCGCTGGCCGACACGCTGGTGCCGGACGGGCGGCTCCTGCATCCCGAGATCGGGGACAGGCGCGTGTCGTGGGACGAGGCGCTGGACGAGGTGGCCCGCCGCTTTTCGAATACCATCGCCCAGCATGGGCCGGACTCGGTCGCCTTCTACGTCTCCGGCCAGCTGCTGACCGAGGATTACTACGTCGCCAACAAGCTGATGAAGGGCTTCATCGGCTCGGCGAACATCGACACCAACTCGCGGCTCTGCATGGCGTCGTCGGTGGTCGGGCACAAGCGGGGCTTGGGCGCCGACGCGGTGCCGGGGACCTATGAGGATTTCGAGTGCGCCGATCTGGTGGTGCTGGTGGGGTCGAACCTCGCCTGGTGCCATCCGGTTCTGAACCAGCGGCTGCTGGCGGCGCGGGCGGAGCGCGGCACGCGGATCGTCGTGGTCGATCCGCGGCGGACCGATTGCGTCGATGCCGCCGACCGCCATCTGGCGCTGAAGGCCGGCACCGACGTGGTGCTGTTCAACGGGCTGCTGGCTTGGCTGGACAGCCGGGGCCATCGCGATGCCGGCTTCACCGCCGCCCATGCCGAGGGGGTGGAGGAGGCGCTGGCCGCTGCCCGCGCCGATGCGCCGGATGTGGCGACGGTGGCGCGGCGCTGCGGGCTGGACGAGGCGGAGATCGCCGCCTTCTATGCCGAATTCGCGGCGACCGGTCGGGTGGTGACGGTCTATTCGCAAGGCGTCAACCAGTCGTCCCAGGGCAGCGACACCGTCAACACCATCCTGAACGTCCATTTCCTGACCGGGCGCGTCGGCCGGCCGGGCTGCGGTCCCTTCTCCGTCACCGGGCAGCCGAACGCCATGGGCGGCCGCGAGGTCGGCGGGCTGGCGAACCAGCTTGCCGCCCATATGGGCTTCACGGCGGAAGAGGTGGACCGCGTCGGCCGCTTCTGGACCGCGCCGCGGATGGCCGACAAGCCGGGGCTGAAGGCGGTGGACCTGTTCCGCGCCATCGAGGCCGGCACGGTCAAGGCGGTGTGGATCATGGCGACCAACCCCGCCGTCAGCATGCCCGATGCCGGCCGGGTCCGCAGGGCGCTGGAGCGGTGCGAGACGGTGGTGGTCTCCGACTGCATCCGCGACACCGACACCGGCCGCTTCGCCCATATCCGCCTGCCGGCCAAGGGCTGGAGCGAGAAGGACGGCACCGTCACCAACTCCGACCGCACCATCTCGCGCCAGCGCGCTTTCAAGGCGGAGGCTGGGGAAGCGCGGGCGGACTGGTGGATCATGACCCAGGTCGCGCGGCGGATGGGCTTCGCCGACGCTTTTCCGTATGAAAGCGCCGCCGCGGTGTTCCGCGAGCATGCCGCGCTGTCGGCGTTCGAGAATGGCGGTGCGCGCGCCTTCGACATCGGGGCGCTGAGCGGGCTGGACGATGCCGGTTACGACGCGCTGGCGCCCTTTCCCTGGCCCTGGCGCGCTGGCGGCGAGCCGCAGAAGCGGCTGTTCGGCGATGGCCGCTTCTTCACCGCGGACGGGCGCGCCCGGATGCTGGCGGTGACGGCGAAGCCGCTGCCGCGCGCTCTGCCGGACGGCGCCTTGCTGCTGAACTCGGGCCGGTTGCGCGACCAGTGGCACACGATGACGCGGACGGGTCTGTCGGCGCGGCTGTCGGCGCATGCGCCGGAACCTCGGCTGGACATCAACCCGGCGGATGCGGCGGCGCGGGGACTGACCGATGGCGGGCTGGCCCGCATCGCCACGGCGGCGGGGGAGGCGCTGGCGCGGGTGCGCGTCACCGATGCCCAGAGCGAAGGCACCATCTTCCTGCCGATGCATTGGACCGACCGCTTCACCGGCGCCTGCGTCATCGGCCGGCTGATCGACGACGAGGCGGTGGACCCGGTCTCCGGCCAGCCGGATCTGAAGCGGATGCCGGCGACGGTCGAACCATGGCGGCCGGACTGGACCGCCTTCCTGCTGGCCCGCCGGCCGGTGGAGCCCGCCCATGGCGGCTATTGGGCGCGGCGCGCGGTGGGCAGCGGCAATCTGGGCGGGCATCTGGTGGAGATGGCGGGGATGGGGGCGATTCCCGACCTTACGGCGTGGCTGCCCTGCCTCGACCCTGCCGGGGCGGCGGTGGAGTTCCGCGACGAGGCGCGCGGCGGCCTGCGCATGGCCTGGATGGACGGCGACCGGCTGGAGGCCTGCCTGTTCGTCGCCGCCGACGGGCGTTTGCCGCCGCGCGGCTGGCTCGCCGGTCTGCTGGAGGCGGATGGGCTGGACGACGGCGCGCGGGCCGGGCTGCTTGCCGGGCGGGCGCCGGGCGCGCAGGCCGATGAAGGGCGGATCGTCTGCGCCTGCTTCAGCGTCGGCATCAACCGGCTGGTCGGCGCCATCCGCGACCGGCGGCTGACCAGCGTCGCGGAGATCGGTGCGGCATTGAAGGCCGGCACGAATTGTGGTTCCTGCGTGCCTGAACTCAAGGAGGTGCTTCGTCATGCTCACCAGCGCGAAGTGGCGTGA
- a CDS encoding CmpA/NrtA family ABC transporter substrate-binding protein produces the protein MAQTSHTLSRLLASAAAVIALTAGVSAIAAPLDVEKDQLKLGFIKLTDMAPLAIAAEKGFFEDEGLSVTLEPQANWKVLLDRVISGELDGAHMLAGQPLGATIGFGTKAHIVTAFSMDLNGNGITLSNDVWQKMKANVPKGADGKPVHPIKADALKPVIAQYKAEGKPFNMGMVFPVSTHNYELRYWLASGGINPGFYSPTDVSGQIGADALLSVTPPPQMPATLEAGTIYGYSVGEPWNQQAVMKGIGVPVITDTEIWKNNPEKVFGVTDDWAKKNPKTHLAVVKALIRAAQWLDENNNANRAEAVKILAKPEYVGADAKVIANSMTGTFEYEKGDKRDVPDFNVFFRYNATYPFYSDAVWYLTQMRRWGQIAEAKPDAWYDETARKVYKPDVYLQAAKLLVEEGKSKEADFPWKSDGYKPVDNGFIDGIPYDGRKPNDYLAKQPIGLKGDQKVEGGQVVGG, from the coding sequence GTGGCCCAAACCTCCCACACCCTTAGCCGCCTTCTCGCATCCGCCGCTGCAGTCATCGCCCTGACCGCAGGCGTCTCTGCCATCGCCGCCCCGCTCGACGTGGAGAAGGACCAGCTGAAGCTCGGCTTCATCAAGCTGACCGACATGGCGCCGCTCGCCATCGCCGCCGAAAAGGGCTTCTTCGAGGATGAAGGCCTGTCGGTGACGCTGGAGCCGCAGGCGAACTGGAAGGTCCTGCTCGACCGCGTGATCTCCGGCGAGCTGGACGGCGCCCACATGCTGGCCGGCCAGCCGCTGGGCGCCACCATCGGCTTCGGCACCAAGGCGCACATCGTCACCGCCTTTTCCATGGACCTGAACGGCAACGGCATCACGCTGTCGAACGACGTCTGGCAGAAGATGAAGGCCAATGTGCCGAAGGGCGCGGACGGCAAGCCGGTCCACCCGATCAAGGCCGACGCGCTGAAGCCGGTGATCGCCCAGTACAAGGCCGAGGGCAAGCCCTTCAACATGGGCATGGTCTTCCCGGTCTCGACCCACAATTACGAGCTGCGTTACTGGCTGGCGTCGGGCGGGATCAACCCCGGCTTCTACAGCCCGACCGACGTGTCGGGCCAGATCGGCGCCGACGCGCTTCTCTCCGTCACCCCGCCGCCGCAGATGCCGGCGACGCTGGAGGCCGGCACCATCTACGGCTACAGCGTGGGCGAGCCGTGGAACCAGCAGGCGGTGATGAAGGGCATCGGCGTCCCCGTCATCACCGACACCGAGATCTGGAAGAACAATCCCGAGAAGGTCTTCGGCGTCACCGACGACTGGGCAAAGAAAAACCCCAAGACCCATCTGGCCGTCGTCAAGGCGCTGATCCGCGCCGCCCAGTGGCTGGACGAGAACAACAACGCCAACCGCGCCGAAGCGGTGAAGATCCTGGCCAAGCCCGAATATGTCGGCGCCGACGCCAAGGTCATCGCCAATTCGATGACCGGCACCTTCGAGTATGAAAAGGGCGACAAGCGCGACGTTCCCGACTTCAACGTCTTCTTCCGCTACAACGCCACCTATCCCTTCTATTCCGACGCCGTCTGGTACCTGACCCAGATGCGCCGCTGGGGCCAGATCGCCGAGGCCAAGCCGGATGCCTGGTACGACGAGACCGCGCGCAAGGTCTACAAGCCCGACGTCTATCTCCAGGCCGCCAAGCTGCTGGTCGAGGAAGGCAAGTCGAAAGAGGCCGATTTCCCGTGGAAGAGCGACGGCTACAAGCCGGTCGACAACGGCTTCATCGACGGCATCCCCTATGACGGCCGCAAGCCGAACGACTACCTCGCCAAGCAGCCCATCGGCCTGAAGGGCGACCAGAAGGTCGAGGGCGGTCAGGTGGTTGGGGGCTGA